From Pseudoalteromonas sp. Scap06:
TGTCATCCTGTATTTTTAAGCCTTGAACAGTTAAGCCTTGAGCAGAGTCATCGCCTTCTAAGTAATCTATGCCAATTGAAAGCACAGCAAGAGCGCTTACAAATAAAATACTTGCTGCTACTATTTTTAATATTCTTCGCCACACACTCGAAATTTTAGGAAGGTATTGCTGCGCCGTTCCTTTGTAAAACGCCATCGCAGCAACGAATGCAATAATAGTTGCACTGAGCTTTGCAGCTAAGAATATTAATGCAACATCTATAATCATAGCTAATACGCGCCGAGTCGGCGAAGCCAAAGGCAAGCCAAGTAAAGCATTATCAACCTTAAAGGCATACGGCGTGATCACTTCTCGAGTTTCGGCTTTAGATAACGCTAATTGTTCTAATTCTTGTGCTTTCATTATTATACTTGTTATTAAAATAGGTAACGCGGTTAAATTACGCGCTTTTTAATTTTTGCTCAAGCGAATAAAATGGATAACGAGAGTTAATATTAAAAATAGCCGCTAGGTGTAGATTAATTCTTAAAAGAGTGAACAATTAATCTACTGTATCGTATTAAATATAAAAGCTACTAGGAAGAGCTCATGACCGCCAAACAACTCTCATCACTTTTTGTTTTTAACTTACTGTTTGCCACCACCGAGGCAAATGCCAATGCTCGCTGGTATGTAGTGAATGATTCGGTGATGGGTGGCATTTCTAATAGTCAGGTTTTGTATGAAAACGACAATTTAGTGTTTACAGGCAACTTATCGCTTGCAAACAATGGCGGGTTTGCTTCTATTCGAACGCTATTGGATGTACAAAGCCAAGACATCACTAAAATTATGCTACGTGTTAAGGGCGATGGTCAAACCTACCAACTACGT
This genomic window contains:
- a CDS encoding CIA30 family protein, coding for MTAKQLSSLFVFNLLFATTEANANARWYVVNDSVMGGISNSQVLYENDNLVFTGNLSLANNGGFASIRTLLDVQSQDITKIMLRVKGDGQTYQLRLRTNEYMDGAAYTRSFSTTKSEWLNIEFLPEDFQLTYRGRLLEQQPTISFKEIKQLGFMIAGKQAGKFRLEIGKIEFKN